The following proteins come from a genomic window of Candidatus Zixiibacteriota bacterium:
- a CDS encoding ABC transporter permease — MRLHEFWSRFRKNRAAEASAYCLLVFILIAIFAAPLSPYDPFRLGDRPFLPPQWDHLMGTDDLGRDTFSRILHGTRVSLLVGFLAAAASFVVGTVIGSASGYFGGFVDDLLMRATEYVLVIPRFFLALLIIAMLGTGITKIIIVIGLLDWPEVARVVRAQFLTFKEREFVLAARVMGMRNWKIIFAEILPNAIPPAIVVGSFLVARAILLEAGLSFLGLGDPNLISWGMLLSDAQERIWSSVWLAVFPGLAISLLVLSINLVGDGINDVLNPKLKEK, encoded by the coding sequence ATGCGACTGCACGAATTCTGGAGCCGATTCAGGAAGAACCGAGCAGCGGAAGCGAGCGCTTACTGTCTCCTCGTGTTCATCCTGATCGCGATCTTTGCCGCGCCGCTTTCGCCGTACGATCCCTTCCGGCTCGGCGACCGACCTTTCTTGCCGCCGCAGTGGGATCATCTGATGGGGACCGACGACCTGGGCAGGGACACCTTCAGTCGCATTCTGCACGGAACCCGGGTTTCTCTCCTGGTAGGCTTTTTGGCGGCCGCGGCGTCTTTTGTTGTCGGCACGGTCATCGGCTCGGCATCGGGATACTTCGGGGGATTCGTCGACGACCTGCTGATGCGTGCCACCGAGTATGTGCTCGTGATACCCCGTTTTTTTCTCGCCTTGCTGATCATCGCCATGCTGGGCACCGGCATCACCAAGATCATCATCGTCATCGGCTTGCTGGACTGGCCCGAAGTCGCCCGGGTGGTCCGGGCACAGTTCCTGACTTTCAAGGAGCGCGAGTTCGTCCTCGCCGCCAGGGTAATGGGGATGCGGAACTGGAAAATCATCTTCGCCGAAATCCTCCCCAACGCCATCCCTCCCGCGATCGTGGTCGGGTCCTTCCTCGTGGCGCGCGCCATCCTCCTGGAGGCCGGCCTCAGCTTTCTCGGTCTCGGCGACCCGAACCTCATCAGCTGGGGGATGCTGTTGAGCGACGCCCAGGAGCGCATCTGGTCCTCCGTCTGGCTCGCCGTTTTTCCGGGGCTGGCGATCTCCCTGCTGGTTCTGTCGATCAATCTCGTCGGCGACGGGATCAACGACGTCCTCAATCCGAAGCTCAAGGAAAAATAG
- a CDS encoding ABC transporter permease has protein sequence MTTYALRRLLHAGPLLLCVVVLNFTLVHLAPGDPIESLVGEFPAPDAYVQEMQRKFGLDQPLHIQLWLYIKSVLQGDLGFSFYYRQPVLTVILERVPATLQLMVPALLFSSLFGVALGVLAARKPYSAADNAISAFAMLGYCLPVFWLGQMLMLVFSIQLGWLPSQGVQSLGTQLQGLAALRDRLAHLVLPVLALSIRHLAINVRIMRSSVLEVSYEDYITLARSKGLDEKKVVSRHMLPNALLPVVTIIGLDVGFLFTGSVLVETVFGWPGVGRLMYESILKRDYPVLMGTFLITTVLVVVTNLVVDLVYLWLDPRVTYGRKK, from the coding sequence GTGACGACGTACGCGTTGAGAAGGCTCCTGCACGCCGGCCCCCTCCTTTTGTGCGTCGTCGTCCTGAATTTCACGCTGGTCCACCTGGCGCCCGGCGATCCGATTGAAAGCCTGGTCGGCGAGTTCCCGGCGCCGGACGCCTACGTGCAGGAGATGCAACGAAAATTCGGCCTCGATCAACCTCTCCACATCCAGCTCTGGCTTTACATCAAGTCCGTTTTGCAGGGGGACCTTGGATTCTCCTTCTATTACCGCCAGCCGGTCCTGACGGTGATTCTCGAGAGGGTTCCCGCCACTCTGCAACTGATGGTGCCCGCCCTTCTCTTTTCCAGCCTCTTCGGCGTGGCGCTGGGGGTTCTCGCGGCGCGCAAGCCCTATTCGGCCGCGGATAACGCGATCAGCGCCTTCGCGATGCTGGGCTATTGCCTGCCGGTTTTCTGGCTCGGCCAGATGCTGATGCTGGTTTTTTCGATCCAGCTCGGCTGGCTGCCATCTCAGGGGGTGCAGAGCCTCGGGACTCAGCTGCAAGGGCTGGCCGCGTTGCGCGACCGCCTGGCGCACCTGGTGCTGCCTGTGCTCGCCCTCTCGATCCGTCACCTGGCCATCAACGTGAGGATCATGAGGAGCAGCGTGCTGGAGGTTTCGTACGAAGACTACATTACGCTGGCGCGCTCGAAGGGGCTCGATGAAAAAAAGGTGGTTTCCCGCCATATGTTGCCCAACGCGCTGCTCCCCGTCGTTACCATCATCGGTCTGGACGTCGGTTTCCTTTTTACCGGATCGGTTCTCGTCGAGACCGTTTTCGGCTGGCCGGGAGTCGGTCGGCTCATGTACGAGTCGATCCTCAAAAGAGATTACCCCGTGCTCATGGGAACCTTTCTCATCACCACGGTTCTGGTCGTCGTCACCAACCTTGTCGTCGACCTCGTCTACCTCTGGCTGGATCCGCGCGTCACGTACGGCCGGAAGAAATAG